The following nucleotide sequence is from Ignavibacteriales bacterium.
AGTTTATACCGAAGCTCGATAGATTTCTTATTGATTGATTCCAACTCAGAACCATAAGACCACGGTTCCTGATCTTTGCTGTTTATTTCTGTGTGAGTCCGCATTAGCGGTGTAAAAACTCCAAATTGTAACCATCGTGTATAAAGTTCACCGCTGGGGCTGCCGACAAACCCACCAATGTCGGTTCCCACGAATGATTGTCCTGAGATGCTAAGATTCAAGCACATTGGCAGTGCCATTTCTAAATGTTCCCACGAGCTAATATTATCTCCGGTCCAAGCTGACGCGTAGCGTTGTCCACCGGCATAGTTAGCGCGAGTAAGAACAAATGGTCGCTCTTCGGGTTTGAGTTTCAATAATCCCTCGTATGAACCGCGAGCCATCTGCATACCGTAAATGTTGTGATTCTTCCGGTGATCTGATAGTGAACCATCGCGGTTGTGGAAAACGTCCAAGGCGAAAGTTTTATTCGGACCGTTGAACACCGATGGTTCGTTCATATCATTCCAGAAACCTTTAACTCCATTCTCCAATAATCCTCGATAAAGTGATCCCCACCATTCTCTCGCTTTCGTATTAATAAAATCGGGAAAGACACATTCGCCGGGCCAAACTGTTCCGGTAAAATATTTTCCATCAGGATATTTTACGAACTGATCCCCATTCATTCCTTCTTGAAAAACCCAATATATTGAATCTTTCTTTATGCCGGGATCAATAATTACAACCACTTTAAAACCATCTTCACTCAAATCGGATACCATCTTGGTTGGATCAGGGAAGCGTTCTTTATCCCAAGTGAAGCAGCGATATCCATCCATATAATGTATATCGAGATATATCGCATCGCACGGAATATTTTTATCACGGAAGGTGGAGGCAATTTCTTTCACTTTAGATTCAGGATAATAACTCCATCGGCATTGTTGATAACCAATCGACCATTTTGGGGGAAGGGGAGTTGTCCCGGTAAGTTTGCTGAATTTTTCGGAAACCATTTTGGGTGTTGGACCATAGATGAAATAATAATTCAACTCTCCACCGATGGCACCGAAAGAGTATTGATCGGGATTTTCTTTTCCCATGTCGAAATGAGAATAAAAAGTGTTATCAAAAAAAATACCGTATGTGTTTCCGTTGCGGATGCCATAAAAAAATGGGATCGTTTGGTATAGCGGATCGGTATCTGCTTTATACGCGGGTATATCGGTATTCCAGTTGCAAAAAGATTTTCCTTTTTTGTTCAAACTTCCTGACTTTTCTCCAAATCCAAAATATTGTTCATCCGCAGGCATCGTTTTCCATACTGCTACCTCATCGCCAGACCAACACATACCCTTCGATGGTTCGTCGGCATTTATGACATTCCCGCTTTTACCAAGAAACGAAATACGGCAAGGGATTTTATTGATTGATATTGTTACCTCGGATCCGATAAGGAATATTTTATCCGGTACTTCTTTTATTTTGAATTCTTGATTTAAATCGGGTTGATCGGTGATTGCCCATGACTTGTCCTGACAAAAATCTCCCTTCCGGGACATTTGAACTCTGAATATATCGCCTTCATAAACACTGATTTTAACCTTAGCATCTTTAGCGAATAAAATTATTTCTCCAGGATTTTGAGAAAAAGATTGTATATCACCAATTGAAGTCCATTGTGCAATTGTCAGAAATGGCAGTACTATAAATAGGAATAGAAGAGAAAACAATTTCCGTTTCATTTTAATTTCCTTAGATATGAATTTTGGAATCGGAATCTTTAAAGAATCTTTCCTGATATTTTATCGAAGAAATGAAGTTTCGATATATCAAAGTATAATTCAAATTCTTTCCCTGCCAGGGGTATTATATCGGATGGAATTCTCGATACATATTGGTTGGCGTTATTTTCCAAAGTAAAATAGACGAATATTTCATTCCCAACCGGTTCGGTGACATTTATATTAGCAATGATTTTATGATTGTGATTGTTCGATGGTTTTGCCAATATATGTTCTGGACGAATGCCGATTGTGATATCATGATCTAAATATTGGCTTAGTCGGATCTGATCTTGCTGCGTTAACGGAAAAATAATTTTAGACGCTTCAACTTCGAAGGCGAGGGTACCGGAATTAATCAATTTACCTTCGAAAAAATTCATTGTCGGACTGCCGATGAAACCTGCGACAAATTTATTTATCGGTTTGTTGTATATGTTCAATGGAGTGTCTACCTGTTGAATGATGCCGTTGTGCATAACTACTATACGGTCGCCCATCGACATCGCTTCAATCTGATCGTGCGTAACATATATCATCGTTGTTTCAATTTGTTTGTGCAA
It contains:
- a CDS encoding glycoside hydrolase family 31 protein — protein: MKRKLFSLLFLFIVLPFLTIAQWTSIGDIQSFSQNPGEIILFAKDAKVKISVYEGDIFRVQMSRKGDFCQDKSWAITDQPDLNQEFKIKEVPDKIFLIGSEVTISINKIPCRISFLGKSGNVINADEPSKGMCWSGDEVAVWKTMPADEQYFGFGEKSGSLNKKGKSFCNWNTDIPAYKADTDPLYQTIPFFYGIRNGNTYGIFFDNTFYSHFDMGKENPDQYSFGAIGGELNYYFIYGPTPKMVSEKFSKLTGTTPLPPKWSIGYQQCRWSYYPESKVKEIASTFRDKNIPCDAIYLDIHYMDGYRCFTWDKERFPDPTKMVSDLSEDGFKVVVIIDPGIKKDSIYWVFQEGMNGDQFVKYPDGKYFTGTVWPGECVFPDFINTKAREWWGSLYRGLLENGVKGFWNDMNEPSVFNGPNKTFALDVFHNRDGSLSDHRKNHNIYGMQMARGSYEGLLKLKPEERPFVLTRANYAGGQRYASAWTGDNISSWEHLEMALPMCLNLSISGQSFVGTDIGGFVGSPSGELYTRWLQFGVFTPLMRTHTEINSKDQEPWSYGSELESINKKSIELRYKLLPYIYTQFYKASIDGTPIMRPVFFDYPNEIETYWSEKEFLFGDAFLVAPVLWEGAKKRELRVPAGEWYDYWTDENITGPKHITIDAPIDKIPLFVKAGSIIPSQQIVQYTDQAPIDPLALDIYPSGEASTIIYEDDGKSFNYKNGAYSIRKINFKQTDNDYELILSGPEGKFKMKERSIIVNIHNFPYKPSNIYYNTTTTRDNDNYYLTSSYSNNNVLSIKFVDYIKERQIIIKH
- the ugpC gene encoding sn-glycerol-3-phosphate ABC transporter ATP-binding protein UgpC, encoding MGSVRLERVNKRYDKNVVVKDVNLEIKDKEFVVLVGPSGCGKSTTLRMIAGLEEISEGKIFIDDKIVNDVAPKDRDIAMVFQNYALYPHMDVYENLAFGLKMRKYPKDEIKNRVHQAAEILGIKDMLERKPKALSGGQRQRVALGRAIVRKPKVFLFDEPLSNLDANLRVQMRTEISRLHKQIETTMIYVTHDQIEAMSMGDRIVVMHNGIIQQVDTPLNIYNKPINKFVAGFIGSPTMNFFEGKLINSGTLAFEVEASKIIFPLTQQDQIRLSQYLDHDITIGIRPEHILAKPSNNHNHKIIANINVTEPVGNEIFVYFTLENNANQYVSRIPSDIIPLAGKEFELYFDISKLHFFDKISGKIL